One part of the Desulfonema ishimotonii genome encodes these proteins:
- a CDS encoding 4'-phosphopantetheinyl transferase family protein — protein MRLKPLQNRTDTLYPVILPVPAALYAGLPVRERVRFLSRHARQALGRSARKQGVCFNVRSFEKDDNGAPLPLGCWYWSLTHKPEYVGGVISPVPAGLDLEKIQPVSPGLFKKVAVPAEWFLLDPDRPESFFRYWTAKEAVLKATGVGLRDLLQCRVIRVVDATHLLLDYRNREWRIEQVTFGGHMAAIVKNDFNVEWVVHHSEDSSSSETGIRRPAG, from the coding sequence ATGCGCCTGAAACCGCTGCAAAATAGGACGGATACACTGTATCCGGTGATTCTGCCCGTGCCGGCGGCCCTGTATGCCGGGCTGCCGGTGCGGGAGCGGGTCCGGTTTCTGAGCCGCCATGCGCGTCAGGCCCTGGGGCGCTCTGCCCGGAAGCAGGGGGTCTGTTTCAATGTCCGGTCATTTGAGAAGGATGATAACGGCGCGCCCCTGCCGCTGGGGTGCTGGTACTGGTCCCTGACCCACAAGCCCGAATATGTCGGGGGTGTGATTTCCCCGGTCCCGGCCGGCCTGGACCTTGAGAAGATACAGCCTGTGTCGCCCGGCCTTTTTAAAAAGGTGGCGGTGCCGGCCGAGTGGTTCCTGCTGGACCCGGACAGACCGGAGTCCTTTTTCCGGTACTGGACGGCCAAGGAGGCGGTTCTCAAGGCCACGGGTGTCGGTCTGCGGGATCTGCTGCAATGCCGGGTCATCCGGGTCGTTGACGCCACCCACCTTCTTCTGGACTACCGGAACCGGGAGTGGCGGATCGAACAGGTCACCTTCGGGGGGCACATGGCCGCCATCGTCAAAAACGATTTTAATGTCGAGTGGGTGGTACATCACTCTGAAGATTCGTCCTCCTCCGAAACCGGCATTCGGCGTCCGGCGGGATAA
- a CDS encoding class I SAM-dependent methyltransferase → MRKSYSLSLEPFGQALLAYWRGNESAALIHEFKTGQKKSLPVSVFFRSHGEFLPTENAFGYCRGRILVVGAGTGVHALELEKQGYEVTAIDICPQAVHIMRERGIRDARQQDFLQFDGESFDTIFMLGHNIGMCETLKGIKGLLRRCERLLRPGGRLLVNSVKESGSFNVPSHKGYPGELEFRLSHEGNIGPWMRWLHVDFETLTSHAFKCGWSVEKLIGTEEGGFLARLNPNL, encoded by the coding sequence ATGAGAAAATCTTATAGTTTATCTCTTGAACCCTTTGGTCAGGCACTTCTTGCCTACTGGCGGGGCAATGAATCTGCCGCACTTATACATGAGTTCAAAACCGGACAAAAGAAGTCGTTGCCGGTTTCTGTATTTTTCCGCTCTCATGGAGAATTCTTACCGACAGAAAATGCTTTTGGGTATTGCCGGGGTCGGATTCTGGTTGTTGGCGCAGGAACCGGGGTCCATGCTCTTGAACTTGAAAAACAAGGCTATGAGGTTACAGCTATCGACATCTGTCCTCAGGCAGTGCATATAATGAGAGAGCGCGGAATCAGGGATGCCAGGCAGCAGGATTTTTTACAATTTGACGGCGAAAGCTTTGATACGATTTTTATGCTGGGGCATAACATCGGCATGTGCGAAACCTTGAAAGGAATAAAGGGATTGCTCCGCAGATGCGAAAGGCTTCTCCGTCCCGGCGGCCGGTTGTTGGTAAATTCTGTTAAAGAGTCCGGATCTTTTAACGTTCCAAGTCACAAAGGATATCCGGGGGAACTGGAATTCCGTCTGTCCCATGAAGGAAACATCGGTCCCTGGATGCGTTGGCTTCACGTAGACTTTGAAACATTGACTTCGCATGCTTTTAAATGTGGTTGGTCCGTAGAGAAGCTCATCGGCACTGAAGAAGGAGGCTTTTTGGCAAGATTGAATCCAAACCTGTAA
- a CDS encoding DUF362 domain-containing protein, with the protein MIKKARSVVALTPETDTSKCTQCGQCAEVCPTGAVSPDDVTQTDRWKCLICFACVKICPEEARQMNEPNFQSAIQALQQNCRDRKEPEIFL; encoded by the coding sequence ATGATAAAGAAAGCCCGATCGGTTGTAGCCCTGACCCCGGAAACAGACACATCAAAATGCACACAGTGCGGACAATGTGCCGAAGTGTGTCCTACCGGAGCAGTTTCTCCTGATGATGTGACTCAAACCGACAGGTGGAAATGTCTTATATGCTTTGCGTGTGTGAAAATCTGTCCGGAAGAAGCAAGGCAAATGAACGAACCAAATTTTCAATCCGCTATTCAGGCACTGCAACAAAACTGCCGGGATAGAAAAGAGCCAGAAATATTTTTATAA
- a CDS encoding flavodoxin family protein has translation MKIQSVRCVYFSPTGTTKTIAESITQGISPEFVEMIDITKRLQRNSQPLLDKDDIVILATPVYYGRVPEEIIPYLTSLKAARTPVVLVAVYGNRAYEDALKELHDIAVDAKFIPVAGGAFVAEHSYSSKTYPIAPNRPDESDIQKAREFGAAIRKKLQNAESSEHLTALTIPGQSPYIEPVNLNINPAKKYSKQIK, from the coding sequence ATGAAAATCCAATCAGTTCGTTGTGTATACTTCTCTCCAACCGGAACGACAAAAACAATTGCAGAAAGTATTACTCAGGGTATTAGTCCTGAGTTTGTCGAAATGATTGATATAACCAAAAGGTTACAACGCAATAGTCAGCCATTATTAGATAAAGACGATATTGTTATTCTCGCAACCCCGGTATATTACGGCCGTGTGCCAGAGGAAATTATACCATACCTGACCTCATTGAAAGCGGCGCGGACTCCTGTTGTGCTTGTTGCAGTATATGGAAACAGAGCATATGAAGATGCCCTCAAAGAATTACATGATATAGCTGTGGATGCTAAATTTATTCCGGTAGCCGGAGGTGCCTTTGTTGCCGAACATTCGTATTCCTCAAAAACCTATCCGATTGCACCAAATCGTCCTGATGAAAGTGATATACAGAAAGCACGGGAGTTCGGTGCTGCGATTCGAAAGAAACTGCAAAACGCGGAATCATCGGAACATTTGACAGCTCTTACAATTCCCGGCCAGTCTCCCTATATCGAACCTGTAAACTTGAATATTAACCCGGCAAAAAAATACTCGAAACAAATTAAATAA
- the ltrA gene encoding group II intron reverse transcriptase/maturase, whose product MVIHIDGLLSSAYGWNTINWEAAVGIVKRLQARIVKAVQAGDKRKVRGLQRLLRRSFAAQLLAVRRVTSNRGKRTPGVDGILFNTPAKKWQAAQQLNLKGCRSQPLKRLCIPKKNGSKRPLGIPTMHDRCVQALEKLVLEPAAETTADPCSCGFRCKRSAHDAIEACHNALRLKGSPRWILEADIKGCFDHINHQWMLKHIPAHKGRLRNWLKSGYLERNQFHPTEAGTPQGGIISPVLANMALDGMDALLKKHFKKAQKIHMVRYADDFIITGDTKAVLEHEVRPLIAEFLKERGLELSEEKTKITHIDKGFDFLGFTIRKYKGKLLTKPSKSSVASVKGKIKAIITAGKSTRTARLIDLLNPVIRGWGNYFRHSAAKHTFYRIDHAIWEMTWQWARRRHPNKSLYWIKEKYFRHERNRNWVFKEKNGMVALHKMGDIPVTRFIKIRQEANPYDPDWAEYFKDRARKALMRKLKTKRGRLWMRQHGICPMCRTELDNEEGWHIHHLLPKANGGTDTVDNLVLIHAACHRQIHSLYAINQLPDASRRLIRA is encoded by the coding sequence ATGGTCATACACATTGACGGCCTTCTGAGCAGCGCCTATGGCTGGAACACCATTAACTGGGAGGCCGCCGTCGGCATTGTAAAACGCTTGCAGGCCCGTATCGTGAAGGCAGTACAGGCAGGAGACAAACGCAAAGTCCGCGGACTGCAAAGACTCCTGCGGCGATCCTTTGCCGCGCAGCTGCTGGCGGTAAGAAGGGTCACGAGCAATCGCGGAAAACGCACGCCGGGCGTGGACGGAATTCTTTTCAACACCCCGGCGAAGAAATGGCAGGCAGCACAGCAGTTAAACTTAAAAGGCTGTCGGTCACAGCCCCTGAAACGTCTCTGTATCCCGAAGAAAAACGGCAGTAAGCGGCCTCTTGGCATCCCCACCATGCACGACCGGTGCGTTCAGGCGCTGGAAAAACTCGTGCTGGAACCGGCGGCGGAAACCACAGCCGATCCGTGTTCCTGCGGATTTCGCTGCAAGCGCTCCGCCCACGACGCCATAGAAGCCTGCCACAACGCCCTGCGCCTTAAAGGCAGCCCGCGCTGGATATTAGAGGCCGACATCAAAGGATGCTTTGACCACATCAACCACCAGTGGATGCTGAAACACATCCCGGCGCACAAGGGGAGACTCAGGAACTGGCTGAAGTCCGGCTATCTGGAAAGAAACCAGTTTCATCCCACTGAAGCCGGCACGCCCCAGGGCGGCATCATTTCCCCCGTTCTTGCGAACATGGCCTTAGACGGCATGGACGCGCTCTTGAAAAAGCACTTTAAAAAGGCGCAGAAAATCCATATGGTAAGATATGCCGACGATTTTATCATCACCGGCGACACCAAAGCCGTGCTGGAACACGAGGTCAGGCCGCTGATTGCGGAATTCCTCAAAGAACGGGGCCTTGAACTGTCTGAAGAGAAAACGAAAATCACCCACATTGATAAGGGGTTTGATTTTCTGGGGTTCACCATCCGCAAATATAAGGGAAAACTGCTGACAAAACCGTCGAAATCCAGTGTTGCATCGGTTAAAGGGAAGATCAAAGCGATCATCACGGCCGGCAAGTCCACCCGGACGGCCCGGCTGATCGACCTGCTCAATCCCGTGATCCGGGGCTGGGGGAATTATTTTCGCCATTCAGCCGCTAAGCACACGTTTTACCGGATCGACCATGCCATATGGGAAATGACCTGGCAATGGGCCAGAAGGCGGCATCCGAATAAATCTCTATACTGGATCAAAGAGAAATACTTCCGGCACGAGAGAAACCGGAACTGGGTTTTCAAAGAAAAGAACGGAATGGTTGCCCTGCATAAAATGGGCGACATCCCGGTGACGCGCTTCATCAAGATCAGGCAGGAGGCCAACCCCTATGACCCTGACTGGGCCGAATACTTCAAAGACCGCGCCCGAAAAGCGCTGATGCGGAAACTCAAAACAAAACGGGGCCGGTTGTGGATGCGGCAGCACGGCATCTGCCCGATGTGCCGGACGGAACTGGATAACGAAGAAGGATGGCACATCCACCACCTGCTGCCAAAGGCAAACGGCGGAACCGACACAGTGGACAACCTCGTTTTGATACACGCAGCCTGCCACCGGCAAATCCACAGCCTTTATGCGATAAATCAACTGCCGGATGCTTCACGGCGTCTTATCAGGGCCTGA
- a CDS encoding SIS domain-containing protein — MCGIAGIVSIRHREEKDGHVDLPFFKEADQKIQAHDLDFCRNAGLPLDENYLGGAETLNAMRQAVRALKKDAPFFTIFSDKSIGHSLSAIAENLDRFIDVETRRLDDIMGRLSAADVDAASRGIEIVRDIAWCLSTEIEDNIHKIRELLYRTHAPQPVVTIFKRLNTVLNSIDRLEVRGRDSAGISALFILDPPEFGAFTDTLDKANFMDSFRERTGREVLVNGGITVRQGTDESGNEQVAVAFTYKVAAEIGSLGDNVAFLRRQIKNDTVLQAMVNFSHRYFTISSHTRWASVGAISEPNCHPVDNRMICKDPENRISEKGIFHVCLNGDIDNYLDLKEQHERDGLMISPDISTDTKIIPLRIEHYLDRDQGVAGAFRLAVNDFKGSHAIAMHTDLAPGKLFLAQKGSGQAIFVGLSEDHYMSASEVYGFIEETSDYLKMDGEKTVQGKDGMTRGQIFILNQDSPGGPGGIEAMYYDGTPFEPGEADIRHTEITSRDIDRQDFPHYFLKEISESPDSVEKTLRNRWRILDESPEQYAVTLDDSVVPESLRSALTENRIRRIFFVGQGTAGVAAQACANILEFYMNDPSLMITSLKASELSGFRLYEDGHGMEDTLVIAISQSGTTTDTNRTVDMVRERGAHTLAIVNRRDSDITFKVDGVMYTSSGRDIEMSVASTKAFYSQIVAGATLGLFMAHIRGRRDTGFVTAELRQLLALPTHMRTILAMKEEIENSARRLAVTRTYWATVGSGPNKVSADEIRIKLSELCYKTISSDYVEDKKHIDLSSEPLIIVCAAGTRETVIGDIIKDTAIFRAHKAIPVIIANEGDTRFDAYAADVFHVPAASEHLAPVLNTLVGHIWGYYAALAINEGSRFLFAFREETQTTIDAYAREGLDVYELILEKNFREKMARFYTAFRKKRMENSLPQSIGLNSSADLTILFKYLAGKLPVTDFEIDFGIKGTARNMLDTLFECLGESINNMARPIDAIKHQAKTVTVGTSRISEKIEGLLFDMLERHGFRVSQLTTRNVIVLKNLQRIISDIQGTTLYRIAGLNLLGEPTDDTTIEVIKREGTSMSIPSRVDRDHRLKGSKRTIVQEGNVYIGKGRKDERSILCIPLLSATMSAANLIENIALLHISFKERVPLADRVKALGGKYEKLKNIVQENSVAWTDTLLDQVEIPELFGRSAEKVGEYIVSRVKQG, encoded by the coding sequence ATGTGCGGAATTGCAGGAATCGTTTCCATCAGACACAGGGAAGAGAAAGACGGGCATGTCGATCTCCCGTTCTTTAAGGAAGCGGATCAGAAAATCCAGGCCCATGACCTGGATTTCTGCCGCAATGCCGGGCTGCCTCTGGACGAGAACTATCTGGGCGGTGCGGAAACGCTCAATGCCATGCGTCAGGCCGTGCGGGCGTTAAAAAAAGACGCGCCGTTCTTCACGATCTTTTCGGACAAATCCATCGGCCACTCGCTCTCGGCCATCGCAGAGAATCTGGACAGATTTATCGACGTCGAAACGCGCCGCCTGGACGACATCATGGGCCGCCTCAGCGCAGCGGATGTGGATGCCGCATCCCGGGGGATTGAGATCGTCCGGGATATCGCCTGGTGCCTCAGCACTGAGATCGAAGACAATATTCACAAGATCAGAGAACTGCTCTACCGGACCCACGCGCCGCAGCCGGTGGTCACCATTTTCAAGCGGCTCAACACCGTACTCAACAGCATTGACCGGCTGGAGGTCCGGGGCCGGGATTCGGCAGGCATCTCCGCACTTTTTATCCTGGACCCGCCGGAATTCGGGGCGTTCACGGATACTCTGGACAAGGCCAATTTCATGGACAGTTTCAGAGAGCGGACAGGCCGGGAGGTTCTGGTCAACGGGGGCATCACCGTCCGCCAGGGAACGGACGAATCCGGGAATGAGCAGGTGGCCGTGGCCTTCACCTACAAGGTGGCCGCCGAAATCGGGAGCCTGGGGGACAATGTCGCCTTTCTGCGCCGTCAGATCAAAAACGACACCGTTCTTCAGGCGATGGTCAACTTCTCCCACCGCTATTTTACGATCTCCTCCCATACCCGGTGGGCGTCGGTGGGGGCCATCAGTGAACCCAACTGCCATCCGGTTGACAACCGGATGATCTGCAAAGACCCGGAAAACCGGATCTCGGAAAAGGGGATCTTTCATGTCTGCCTCAACGGCGATATCGACAACTACCTGGATCTGAAGGAACAGCATGAGCGGGACGGCCTGATGATCTCCCCGGATATCAGCACCGACACCAAAATCATCCCCCTGAGAATCGAACACTATCTGGACCGGGACCAGGGGGTGGCCGGGGCGTTCCGGCTGGCGGTCAACGACTTCAAAGGCTCCCACGCCATTGCCATGCACACCGACCTGGCCCCCGGCAAGCTCTTTCTGGCCCAGAAGGGCAGCGGACAGGCCATCTTCGTCGGCCTCTCCGAAGATCACTACATGTCGGCCTCGGAGGTCTACGGCTTTATCGAGGAGACCTCGGATTATCTGAAGATGGACGGTGAGAAGACGGTTCAGGGCAAGGATGGCATGACCCGGGGGCAGATCTTCATACTGAACCAGGATTCGCCAGGGGGGCCGGGCGGCATTGAGGCCATGTACTACGACGGAACGCCCTTTGAGCCGGGAGAGGCGGATATCAGACACACGGAGATCACCTCACGGGATATCGACCGCCAGGATTTCCCCCACTACTTCCTCAAGGAGATCTCCGAATCGCCCGATTCCGTGGAAAAAACCCTGCGGAACCGCTGGCGTATTCTGGACGAATCGCCGGAACAGTACGCCGTCACCCTGGACGACAGCGTGGTGCCGGAATCTCTCAGAAGTGCCCTGACCGAAAACAGAATCCGGCGGATCTTTTTCGTGGGACAGGGCACTGCCGGGGTCGCGGCCCAGGCCTGTGCCAACATCCTGGAATTCTACATGAACGACCCGTCCCTGATGATCACATCGCTCAAGGCATCGGAGCTGAGCGGGTTCAGGCTCTACGAGGACGGTCACGGCATGGAGGACACCCTGGTCATCGCCATCAGCCAGTCCGGGACCACCACCGACACCAACCGGACCGTCGATATGGTCCGGGAGCGGGGCGCCCACACCCTGGCCATTGTCAACCGCCGGGATTCGGACATCACCTTCAAGGTGGACGGCGTCATGTACACCAGCAGCGGCCGGGACATCGAAATGTCCGTGGCCTCCACCAAGGCGTTCTACTCCCAGATCGTGGCCGGGGCCACCCTGGGGCTATTCATGGCCCACATCCGGGGCCGGCGGGACACCGGATTTGTCACCGCCGAACTCCGCCAGTTGCTGGCCCTGCCGACCCACATGCGGACCATCCTTGCCATGAAGGAGGAGATCGAAAATTCGGCCCGCCGCCTGGCCGTCACCCGGACCTACTGGGCCACGGTGGGCAGCGGTCCCAACAAGGTGTCGGCCGACGAGATACGGATCAAGCTGAGCGAGCTGTGCTACAAGACCATCTCCTCCGACTACGTGGAGGACAAGAAACACATCGACCTCTCGTCCGAGCCGCTGATCATCGTCTGTGCGGCAGGCACCCGCGAGACCGTGATCGGGGACATCATCAAGGACACGGCCATCTTCCGTGCCCACAAGGCCATCCCCGTCATCATCGCAAACGAGGGCGACACCCGCTTCGACGCCTATGCGGCAGACGTCTTTCACGTCCCGGCAGCAAGCGAGCATCTGGCCCCGGTACTCAACACGCTGGTGGGCCACATCTGGGGGTATTACGCGGCCCTTGCCATCAACGAGGGCTCCCGCTTCCTGTTCGCCTTCCGGGAGGAGACCCAGACCACCATTGACGCCTATGCCAGGGAAGGGCTGGATGTGTACGAGCTGATTCTTGAGAAGAACTTCAGGGAGAAGATGGCCCGCTTCTACACCGCCTTCAGGAAGAAACGGATGGAGAACAGCCTGCCCCAGAGCATCGGTCTCAACAGCTCGGCAGACCTGACAATCCTGTTCAAATATCTGGCCGGAAAGCTGCCGGTGACGGACTTCGAGATCGACTTCGGGATCAAGGGCACGGCCCGGAACATGCTCGACACCCTGTTTGAGTGCCTGGGCGAGTCCATAAACAACATGGCCCGGCCCATTGACGCCATCAAACATCAGGCCAAAACCGTGACTGTTGGCACCAGCCGGATCAGCGAGAAGATCGAGGGCCTGCTCTTCGACATGCTGGAGCGGCACGGGTTCAGGGTGTCCCAGCTTACCACCCGCAACGTAATCGTGCTGAAAAACCTCCAGCGCATCATCTCGGATATTCAGGGGACGACCCTTTACCGGATCGCCGGACTCAATCTCCTGGGCGAACCGACCGATGACACCACCATCGAGGTCATCAAGCGCGAGGGGACCTCCATGAGCATCCCGTCCCGCGTGGACCGGGATCATCGGCTCAAGGGGTCCAAGCGGACCATTGTGCAGGAGGGGAATGTGTATATCGGGAAGGGGCGGAAGGATGAGCGGAGCATTCTGTGCATCCCGCTGCTTTCGGCCACCATGTCGGCGGCCAACCTGATCGAAAACATTGCGCTGCTCCACATCTCGTTCAAAGAGCGTGTGCCCTTGGCCGACCGGGTCAAGGCCTTGGGTGGCAAGTACGAGAAGCTGAAAAATATCGTCCAGGAAAACAGCGTCGCCTGGACAGACACCCTGCTGGATCAGGTTGAAATCCCGGAGCTTTTCGGAAGGTCGGCGGAAAAGGTCGGCGAATATATCGTCTCGCGGGTGAAACAGGGATAG
- a CDS encoding iron-containing alcohol dehydrogenase family protein, translated as MFRNFKIVSNVIFGRGCFNQLDDILASRRTGDDTFVVFLADHVFRENEPFKARIPVRGRDMVIFVNTDDEPKTAGVDALVAQIRAACDRLPAGVIGIGGGSTMDMAKAVALLLTNPGSAADYQGWDLIRHPAVWHAGIPTLSGTGAEVSRTTVLTGPEKKLGINSDYTLFDQMVLDPELLAGVPPEQRFYTGMDCYIHCVESLTGTYLNTFSQSYGEKAMELCLEVFLEAPPDSDDKLMMASYFGGMSIAYSQVGVCHALSYGLAFVLGLHHGIGNCVAFDCLEEFYPEGVREFRQMMNEHHIELPRNLVSSLEDHQLEKMTDVALVLEPLWENALGKDWKTIMTRDKIRELYQRM; from the coding sequence ATGTTTCGCAATTTCAAAATCGTATCGAATGTGATTTTCGGCAGAGGTTGTTTCAATCAGCTGGACGATATTCTTGCATCCAGACGGACCGGCGACGACACCTTCGTGGTATTTCTGGCAGACCATGTCTTCCGGGAAAATGAGCCGTTCAAAGCCCGGATTCCCGTCAGAGGCCGGGATATGGTCATCTTTGTCAACACCGATGACGAACCCAAAACCGCCGGTGTGGACGCACTGGTGGCACAGATCCGCGCTGCCTGCGACCGCCTGCCCGCCGGCGTCATCGGCATCGGCGGCGGCAGCACCATGGATATGGCCAAGGCCGTGGCCCTGCTCCTCACCAATCCCGGCTCGGCCGCCGACTACCAGGGCTGGGATCTCATCAGACATCCGGCGGTCTGGCACGCCGGCATCCCCACCCTGTCGGGAACCGGGGCAGAGGTCTCCCGGACCACGGTTCTCACCGGCCCGGAAAAAAAACTGGGCATCAACTCCGATTACACGCTGTTTGATCAGATGGTGCTGGACCCGGAACTGCTGGCCGGTGTCCCCCCCGAACAGCGTTTTTACACCGGCATGGACTGCTATATTCACTGCGTGGAATCCCTGACCGGCACCTACCTCAACACCTTCAGCCAGTCTTACGGCGAAAAGGCAATGGAACTCTGCCTGGAGGTTTTTCTCGAAGCTCCCCCGGACAGCGATGATAAGCTGATGATGGCCTCCTACTTCGGCGGCATGAGCATTGCCTATTCCCAGGTCGGCGTCTGTCATGCCCTCTCCTACGGCCTCGCCTTTGTCCTGGGCCTGCACCACGGAATCGGCAACTGCGTGGCCTTTGACTGCCTGGAGGAATTTTACCCCGAAGGCGTCCGCGAGTTTCGCCAGATGATGAATGAACACCATATTGAGCTGCCCAGAAACCTGGTTTCCTCCCTTGAAGATCATCAGCTGGAAAAAATGACGGATGTGGCGCTCGTCCTCGAACCGCTCTGGGAGAATGCCCTGGGGAAGGACTGGAAAACAATAATGACCAGAGATAAAATCAGAGAACTCTATCAAAGGATGTAA
- a CDS encoding flavin monoamine oxidase family protein — protein sequence MNDTCDPWQIPEHPFDYAKLIRHPDGIGHIPEKKQGAKIAVIGAGCAGLCAAYELMKTGLHPVIYESAKHPDGTPRIGGRCYTYRFPGDPEAFAELGAMRFPPVHRLLTTYMDRFGIDYSRPFPDPLVVPTVLWFEGKKHFIPVGGPLPPEIRKASDAWRRLAAPLANQMIRVWNTPALREKQWKTFAEQYADKSFYQVLREQGLSRKEIRYFGSLGLGTGGFDSLFPISFLEILRIVVCKWEVGQRLIRGGTDQIPLGFWKRPRYCRHGGRQSVSLLNKDTLRPAVREIYTPCDPAEPVLITDDTGKREPYDAVIVTCSLRALETGIRVNRRTFSDPVWTALQNIHMVSSGKVFVRTRTAFWKKQPPESTLNCTITDEITRGTYLFDFENTPSGVICLSYTWEDASLKLSGPDADARVSKSLEVLARIYGKDLISREVAEAVSFSWENADGYNGAFKLTYPGQYEYQKILCRQPLSPEPESRNGVFLAGDSVSWAGGWVEGALQSGLNAAMGVIRKIGGRVHSD from the coding sequence ATGAATGACACCTGTGATCCCTGGCAGATTCCTGAACACCCGTTTGACTATGCAAAGCTGATCCGCCACCCGGACGGCATCGGCCATATCCCGGAAAAAAAGCAGGGCGCAAAAATTGCCGTGATCGGTGCGGGATGTGCCGGATTATGCGCCGCTTACGAGCTGATGAAAACCGGCCTGCATCCGGTCATTTATGAATCGGCAAAACACCCCGACGGAACCCCCAGAATCGGCGGCAGATGTTATACATACCGCTTTCCCGGCGACCCCGAAGCATTTGCGGAACTCGGCGCAATGCGCTTCCCGCCGGTCCACAGACTGCTCACAACCTACATGGACCGGTTCGGCATTGATTACAGCAGGCCCTTTCCCGACCCGCTGGTGGTGCCGACGGTTCTCTGGTTTGAAGGGAAAAAACACTTTATCCCCGTGGGCGGCCCGCTTCCCCCTGAGATTCGGAAGGCATCCGATGCCTGGCGCCGCCTGGCAGCCCCCCTTGCAAATCAGATGATCCGGGTGTGGAACACCCCGGCTTTGCGTGAAAAACAGTGGAAGACATTTGCGGAACAATACGCCGATAAAAGCTTCTATCAGGTTCTCCGGGAGCAGGGGCTGTCGCGGAAGGAAATCCGGTATTTCGGCTCTCTGGGGCTGGGCACCGGCGGCTTTGATTCCCTGTTTCCGATCAGCTTTCTGGAAATTCTGAGGATTGTCGTCTGCAAATGGGAAGTCGGCCAGCGGCTTATCAGGGGCGGAACCGATCAGATCCCGCTCGGTTTCTGGAAGCGGCCCCGCTATTGCAGGCACGGGGGGCGGCAGAGCGTCTCCCTGTTAAACAAAGATACGCTGCGTCCGGCGGTCCGCGAAATATACACTCCGTGTGATCCGGCGGAACCGGTTCTCATTACCGACGACACCGGAAAGCGGGAACCCTATGACGCTGTTATCGTCACCTGTTCGCTCCGTGCCCTGGAGACAGGAATCCGCGTGAATCGCCGGACTTTTTCAGATCCGGTGTGGACAGCCCTTCAAAACATCCACATGGTCTCCTCCGGCAAGGTGTTTGTCCGGACGCGCACCGCCTTCTGGAAAAAACAGCCGCCGGAATCGACTCTCAACTGCACAATTACCGATGAGATCACCAGGGGAACCTATCTGTTTGACTTTGAAAATACACCGTCCGGGGTGATTTGCCTGAGCTACACATGGGAGGACGCATCCCTGAAACTCAGCGGGCCGGATGCGGACGCCCGCGTCAGCAAGTCCCTGGAGGTGCTGGCGAGGATTTACGGAAAAGACCTGATTTCCCGTGAGGTAGCGGAGGCGGTCTCTTTTTCATGGGAGAATGCCGACGGATATAACGGCGCGTTTAAGCTGACATATCCGGGGCAATATGAATATCAGAAAATATTATGCCGTCAGCCGCTTTCCCCGGAACCGGAATCCCGCAACGGGGTGTTTCTGGCCGGTGACTCGGTCTCCTGGGCAGGAGGATGGGTCGAAGGCGCGCTTCAAAGCGGTCTGAATGCGGCCATGGGCGTTATCCGGAAGATTGGTGGCAGGGTGCATTCCGATTAG
- a CDS encoding cupin domain-containing protein → MELLNLENYLREGLSTEGLIEYQAGSVVSKTVIKKTAGTVTLFAFDKGEGLSEHTAPFDAMVCILDGKAGITVSGKEYHLNKGEMIIMPAGEPHALRASERFKMMLVMIRE, encoded by the coding sequence ATGGAACTCCTGAATCTGGAAAATTACCTGCGGGAAGGCCTGTCCACGGAAGGACTGATTGAATATCAGGCCGGATCGGTGGTCAGCAAAACCGTTATTAAAAAAACCGCCGGAACCGTGACCCTCTTTGCCTTTGACAAAGGCGAGGGGCTCAGCGAGCATACGGCCCCCTTTGACGCGATGGTCTGTATCCTTGACGGAAAGGCCGGAATCACGGTTTCGGGCAAAGAGTACCATCTGAACAAAGGCGAGATGATCATCATGCCCGCCGGTGAGCCCCACGCGCTCAGGGCGTCAGAGCGCTTTAAAATGATGCTGGTGATGATCAGAGAGTGA